The genomic stretch GATCGACTTCCACCCCCAGATCGCCACGAGCCACCATCACCACATCGGTCAAGCGGATGATATCATCCAGGCAATCGAGTGCTTCCGCCTTCTCGATCTTGGCTACCACATGAGCAGTACAATTCCGGTCTTTGAGTTCCTGCCTGAGTCTGACGATGTCATCAGGCCTGCGGACAAAACTCATGCCGACAAAATCGACTTCGTTGGTAGCAGACCAGTCGAGATCTTTCAGGTCTTTTTCAGTCAAACCGCTCAGTTGTAGTTTCGCATTTGGCGAAGCGATGCCCTGCTTGCTGTAAACCATGCCAGGCAGCGTCACACGAGCTTCCACTTTGTCTTTGGTTTTGCTGATCACTTCCAAGGCAACGCTGCCATCAGCCAGTAATACGTTGTCCCCTTCGCTGAGGTCATCCACCAGTCCGGTGTAAGAACAGTGAAATTCTCCCGGATTGATGCTCGGTTCTTTCACAAAAAAGACATGTTCACCAAAGTTGCAGGCAAAGCTGCCTCCCGGAATCTCGCCTAGTCGCAGTTTGGGACCACTTAGATCCTGCAAGATGGGGATCGGCTTGCGAACGGCAGAGGATACATCCGCCCTGACCCGTTTGAGCACATCAGTGTGCCAATCCCATTTGCCGTGGGCAAAATTCAGTCGAAAAACATCGGCTCCAGCGTGGGCCAGATTGCAGAGCATGGGGGTAGTCTCGGAAGCAGGCCCAATCGTGGCAACAATCTTGGTTTTCACCGCGTTCGTCAGTGCATCAATACCGCTGGACATCCCGTTTCCTCGAGAGAAGATTTCCCGTACATGATTATGGTATGAGAACCATGCACTTCTTCTTTGCATCACTCTCATGAAGTGCCTACAATCGTGTATCTGTTACAACCTTTTTCTGGGTGAGTTCATCATGCTTGGCTGCTGTGGCTGGATGGTTTGGTTCTGTTTAACGGGATTGATGGTGCAGGATAGCAAGCCGACCTGCTCCATTAAGAAGATCGGCAACATGCTGGAACTGAAGGTCAACGACAAATCGGTTGGCCGATATCTTTTCGATCCGAGCCAGGTCAGGCCGCATTTTCATCCGCTTTACAGCCCGGAAGGAAATGCCATCACCCGCTTGTATCCCATGCAGAAGGATGTGCCTGGCGAAACCAAAGATCACATCCATCATCGAGGCTGCTGGGTAGGCCATCAAATTGTCATACTTGATATTGATATCGGAAAGAAAGACAGCAAACCCATCAACGCCAATTTCTGGGCTGAAGTGGTCAACCCCGTGAATCAGCATCAGGGCAAGCAGATTTGCACCAAAGTCGAAGAACCTGTCATCACTGAGAAGCAGGCATCCGTAACCACACACAACACCTGGCAAACGACTGCAGGCATCAAAATTCTCGAAGAGAAACGCACCCTGCATCTGGTGCCCCTACCTGCTGCAGCCTTGATCGTTTTCGATATCGAACTTCATGCCAGCGAAGGGAACATCACCTTCGGCGACGAGAAAGATGGGTTCATGGCAGTTCGCGTGGCTGACATCATGGCGGAGAAAAGCAAAAAGGGCGGCCTGATGCAGAACGCTGAAGGCAAACAGCACATGGGTACAGGCGAGAATAAAGACCGCACAGGCTGCTGGGGCCTGCGTTCCGCCTGGGTCGATTACAGTGGCGAAGTCAAAGGTGAGAAGGTGGGCATCACGATTCTTGATCATCCCAGTAACCCCGTGCCTGCCTGCTGGCATGCTCGAGATTATGGCCTTTTAACTGCCAACCCCTTTGGCAGAAAACACAGCAAGTTCCCCGATGCCACCGGCGATCTGGTCAAAATCAAAGCAGGTGAAAAACTTCACTTCCGTTACGGTGTTCTGATTCACCCAGGCAACGCCGAGATCGGCAAAGTCGCAGATCACTATCAAGCGTTTCTTAAAGTGAAGTAAACTCAACTTTATGCAATTTGTTTTTACCCAGAAGACTATAGATAAACCGTGGCAGGGTTATTCGGTACTCCGAATGACCCTGCTGGATGAAATTGAACTCAGCAACTTTGCAGGGTCATGCTTGAGTACAAGCATATCCCTGCCACAGCTTTCGAGTTGGTAAATAAGCTCAAGGAAACATTTCGATGCGTTATAAGATCATTGCTGCACTGCTGTTGGCGTTTGCCACAGGCTGGCTGGCTCAAACTGTACTGGCTCATTCTCGTGAAGATGCCAACCGGGTTTTCGAATGGCGGATCTACACCGTGCTGCCCGGCAGAATGGATGCCATGAATGCCCGCTTCAAGAACCACACCAATGCACTGCTGACGAAACATCACATGACTTTGCTAGGCTTCTGGCAACCACAAGGTGAAGAGAACAGCCGCAAGCTTTACTATCTAATTGCGCACCAGAGTCGCAAAGAAGCTGAAGCAAACTGGAAGGCATTCGTTGCTGACCCTGACTGGATCAAGGCCCGCGATGCTTCCGAAAAGGATGGAAAAATTGTCGAGAAGGTGGAACGCATCTGGCTCGACCCTACTGAATACTCCATGATGAAGTAACCTTCAGGTGAATCTATGATTCTGGTGAATAACTGGATAGCAGTGGCAGGGTTATGCTTGTACTCATGCATGACCCTGCTGGAATGCAATGTCTCTGCAATTCCTGCAGGGTCATCCGGAGTACCGGATAACCCTGCCACAGTTTTTCAGCAATGTACGATCCTTAGTAGCTGGCCTTTGACGTGCATCCCTACGGATGAAGTGACAGATTCATGGACTCGTTTCCGCGGCCCCAATGGCTCAGGCCACGGTTCAGGCCTGAAGTTGCCTACGGATATCAATGAACAGTTCATCCGATGGAAAGTGCCTCTGCCCGGAGTCGGGCATGGCTCTCCCGTGGTTCACAAAGGTCGCATCTACCTGCAGGCATCGGAAAACCAGGGCACCGAGCGGCTCATTTTCTGCCTGGATGCTTCATC from Planctomycetia bacterium encodes the following:
- the pyk gene encoding pyruvate kinase encodes the protein MSSGIDALTNAVKTKIVATIGPASETTPMLCNLAHAGADVFRLNFAHGKWDWHTDVLKRVRADVSSAVRKPIPILQDLSGPKLRLGEIPGGSFACNFGEHVFFVKEPSINPGEFHCSYTGLVDDLSEGDNVLLADGSVALEVISKTKDKVEARVTLPGMVYSKQGIASPNAKLQLSGLTEKDLKDLDWSATNEVDFVGMSFVRRPDDIVRLRQELKDRNCTAHVVAKIEKAEALDCLDDIIRLTDVVMVARGDLGVEVDLARVPMLQKTIIQRCRALGVPVITATQMLESMRLSNRPTRAEVTDVANAILDGTDAIMLSAETASGQYPVEAVTMMNRIALETERNMPSSSVSMEAFQGSQGTLSEVVRATVQATGVLADQAHASLVIVTTRTGRAAIALSKQRYRTLTLGLSDDIAQVRRMALYWGVVPVYFPEPIDTVERVKKVTEWAKKEGLLTKGERVVYLLGASWSDSAHTTVMVQEVS
- a CDS encoding PmoA family protein, which encodes MKCLQSCICYNLFLGEFIMLGCCGWMVWFCLTGLMVQDSKPTCSIKKIGNMLELKVNDKSVGRYLFDPSQVRPHFHPLYSPEGNAITRLYPMQKDVPGETKDHIHHRGCWVGHQIVILDIDIGKKDSKPINANFWAEVVNPVNQHQGKQICTKVEEPVITEKQASVTTHNTWQTTAGIKILEEKRTLHLVPLPAAALIVFDIELHASEGNITFGDEKDGFMAVRVADIMAEKSKKGGLMQNAEGKQHMGTGENKDRTGCWGLRSAWVDYSGEVKGEKVGITILDHPSNPVPACWHARDYGLLTANPFGRKHSKFPDATGDLVKIKAGEKLHFRYGVLIHPGNAEIGKVADHYQAFLKVK
- a CDS encoding NIPSNAP family protein, which gives rise to MRYKIIAALLLAFATGWLAQTVLAHSREDANRVFEWRIYTVLPGRMDAMNARFKNHTNALLTKHHMTLLGFWQPQGEENSRKLYYLIAHQSRKEAEANWKAFVADPDWIKARDASEKDGKIVEKVERIWLDPTEYSMMK